The genome window TCTGGTTGCAACATGGATGTTCACGCTCTGCTTCATGATTTTGGTGATGGTCATGCTCGGAGGGGCGACCCGGCTGACCGGTTCCGGCCTGTCCATCATGGAATGGGCGCCGCTGATGGGCACGCTGCCACCGACCTCCCAGGCTGAATGGGAGCGGCTATACGCGCTGTATCAGAAGATCCCGCAATACGCGCTGGTCAATCATGGCTTCGGGCTGGACGGGTTCAAGCATATTTTCTGGCTGGAATGGACCCATCGGCTATGGGGACGCCTGATCGGGCTGGTTCTGTTGGTGCCGCTGATCTTTCTGGCAGTGACGCGCCGGATCGAGCGCACCCTGATCCCCCGCCTGATCCTGATTTTCGTACTGGGTGGCCTGCAGGGGGCAGTCGGCTGGTTCATGGTCGCCTCCGGTTTTTTTCCGGACAGCACAGCGGTTTCGCCCTACCGTCTGGTGGTCCATCTCTCCTTTGCACTGCTGCTTTACAGCGCCCTGCTCTGGACTGCGCTCTCGGTCCTCAATCCTGAGCCGCGCCCGCTCCCCGGCACGGTGGGACTGCGCCGGATGAGCATGGTTACGCTGGTGCTGGTCTGCATCACCATCATTGCCGGCGGCTTCGTCGCCGGTATCCATGCCGGGCTGGATTACAATACCTTCCCCCTGATGGATGGACGACTGGTCCCGGAAGGGTACGGCGAAGGCCCCCGTGCCATGTTCGAAAACATCCCCACCGTCCAGTTCGACCACCGCCTGCTGGCCACACTGACGGGCCTGACAGCGCTGCTGACCGGGCTGATCGGATTCCGCAGAGGCGGCAATGCCCGACGTGCCGTTTTGCCGCTGATGGTCGCGGTGATCTTGCAATATGCGCTTGGCGTCGCCACGCTTCTGAGTGTCGTCGCCATACCAGTGGCCGTGGCCCATCAGGGTATGGCTGTTCTGCTGCTGACTGCCGCGATCGTCACCCTGCATAGTCTGCGTGGTGCCGGCCGCACCGCTTCCATCAATGCCCCGGCCTCTTCTCACTAGCCGGGCAGGAGTTCTCATGAGTCTCGATACCGCCCTCGCCGCCACCGATAACCTGTTCTTCGAGCGCGCGGATGCGGCCCTCGATCAGGACAGCGCCCTGAAAATCACGCAGGGTGCCCTGCATGGGGCCGAGGATGGTGAGCTGTTCCTGGAATATCGGGAAAGCGAGGTTGTCAGTCTGGATGATGGCCGTATTCGCGGTGCGAATTTCGACACCGCGACGGGTTTTGGCCTGCGCGCCGTCGCCGGTGAAGCCACCGGCTATGCCCATGCCGGGGAGGTCAGCGAAGCCGCCTTGCGCCGTGCCGCCACCACAGTCGCCTCCGTCGCGGCCGGCCATGGCGGTACCCTCGCCGAGCCACCGCGGGCGACCAACGCACGGCTGTACAGCGACGCCAACCCGCTGCCGAGCGTCGATTTCGCCACCCGCACCGCCCTGCTCGCCACCATCGACGCCTATGCGCGGGAAAAAGACTCCCGCGTGCGTCAGGTGACGGCCTCGATCGTCGGGGAATGGCAGGCCGTGCAGATCATCCGCGCTGACGGACTGCGCGTCGCTGATCTGCGTCCGCTGGTCAGGCTGAATATCGCCGTCATCGTCGAACAGGATGGCCGCCGGGAAAGCGGCAGCTTCGGCACAGGTGGCCGCTATGGCTATGATCGCCTGCTGACCGAGGAAACATGGAAAAACGGGATCGACGAAGCCCTGCGTCAGGCGCTGATCAACCTCGACAGCCGCCCGGCGCCAGCCGGGGAAATGCCCGTCGTGCTCGGCTCCGGCTGGCCCGGCATCCTGCTGCATGAAGCCATCGGCCATGGTCTGGAAGGAGATTTCAACCGCAAGAAAACCTCCGCCTTTGCCGGGCTGATGGGACAGCGGGTCGCAGCGCCGGGCGTCACTGTGGTCGATGACGGCACCCTGCCAGACCGGCGTGGCAGCCTGACCGTGGATGATGAAGGCACGCCTTCCTCCCGTACCGTGCTGATCGAGGATGGGATTCTCACCGGCTATATGCAGGATCGGCTCAATGCCCGGCTGATGGGCGTCCGCCCCACCGGCAATGGCCGCCGCCAGTCCTATGCCTATGCACCGATGCCGCGTATGACCAACACAGTCATGCTGGGCGGCAGGCATGAGAAGGAAGAAATGATCCGCTCGGTAAAACGCGGCCTGTACGCAGCGAATTTCGGCGGCGGCAGCGTAGACATCACCTCCGGCAAGTTCGTGTTTTCCGCCAGCGAGGCCTATCTGATTGAGGATGGCCGCATCACCGCCCCCGTCAAGGGGGCGACGCTGATCGGCAATGGGCCAGACAGTCTGACGAAAGTCGAGATGATCGGGCCGGATGTGGCGCTGGACCCTGGAATCGGCACCTGCGGCAAAAGCGGTCAGGGCGTTCCGGTCGGTGTCGGGCAGCCGACGCTGAAACTGACCGGCCTGACCATCGGCGGTACAGCTGACTGAAACAGTTGACGC of Granulibacter bethesdensis contains these proteins:
- a CDS encoding COX15/CtaA family protein; protein product: MSDHIRAASSPSRHGRQYAVTPQQRNRILVATWMFTLCFMILVMVMLGGATRLTGSGLSIMEWAPLMGTLPPTSQAEWERLYALYQKIPQYALVNHGFGLDGFKHIFWLEWTHRLWGRLIGLVLLVPLIFLAVTRRIERTLIPRLILIFVLGGLQGAVGWFMVASGFFPDSTAVSPYRLVVHLSFALLLYSALLWTALSVLNPEPRPLPGTVGLRRMSMVTLVLVCITIIAGGFVAGIHAGLDYNTFPLMDGRLVPEGYGEGPRAMFENIPTVQFDHRLLATLTGLTALLTGLIGFRRGGNARRAVLPLMVAVILQYALGVATLLSVVAIPVAVAHQGMAVLLLTAAIVTLHSLRGAGRTASINAPASSH
- the tldD gene encoding metalloprotease TldD, with protein sequence MSLDTALAATDNLFFERADAALDQDSALKITQGALHGAEDGELFLEYRESEVVSLDDGRIRGANFDTATGFGLRAVAGEATGYAHAGEVSEAALRRAATTVASVAAGHGGTLAEPPRATNARLYSDANPLPSVDFATRTALLATIDAYAREKDSRVRQVTASIVGEWQAVQIIRADGLRVADLRPLVRLNIAVIVEQDGRRESGSFGTGGRYGYDRLLTEETWKNGIDEALRQALINLDSRPAPAGEMPVVLGSGWPGILLHEAIGHGLEGDFNRKKTSAFAGLMGQRVAAPGVTVVDDGTLPDRRGSLTVDDEGTPSSRTVLIEDGILTGYMQDRLNARLMGVRPTGNGRRQSYAYAPMPRMTNTVMLGGRHEKEEMIRSVKRGLYAANFGGGSVDITSGKFVFSASEAYLIEDGRITAPVKGATLIGNGPDSLTKVEMIGPDVALDPGIGTCGKSGQGVPVGVGQPTLKLTGLTIGGTAD